Part of the Salmo salar chromosome ssa10, Ssal_v3.1, whole genome shotgun sequence genome is shown below.
cggttatttatttagaattcaaggcacacttaaccagcatggctaccacagcattctgcagcaaaacatcatcccatctggtttgtgcgtAGTGGgactcatttgtttttcaacaggacaatgatacaacacacctccaggctgtataagggctatttgagcaataaggagagtgatgaagtgctacatcagatgacctggcctccaatcacctgacctcaacccaattgagatggtttggactgcagagtgatggaaaagcagccaacaagtgcccagcatatgtggaaactccttcaagactgttggaaaagcattccaggtgaagctggttgagagaatgccaagagtgtgcaaagatgtcatcaaggcaaagggtagctactttgaagaatctcaaatataaaatatattttgacttgtttaacacttttttttggttactacatgattccatgtgtgatataatgtcttcaagagagcgagagttgcaccccttctgaaaaaacctacactcgatccctccgatgtcaacaactacagaccagtatcccttctttcttttctctccaaaactcttgaacgtgccgtccttggccagctctcctgctatctctctcagaatgaccttcttgatcctaatcagtcaggtttcaagactgggcattcaactgagactgctcttctctgtgtcacggaggctctctgcactgctaaagctaactctctctcctctgctctcatccttctagacctatctgctgcctttgatactgtgaaccatcagatcctcctctccaccctctccgagttgggcatctccggcgcggcccacgcttggattgcgtcctacctaacaggtcgctcctaccaggtggcgtggcgagaatctgtctccgcaccatgcgctctcaccactggtgtcccccagggctctgttctaggccctctcctattctcgctatacaccaagtcacttggctctgtcatatcctcacatggtctctcctatcattgctatgcagacgacacacaattaatcttctcctttcccccttctgataaccaggctgcgaatcgcatctctgcatgtctgtcagacatatcagtgttgatgacggatcaccagctcaagctgaacctcggcaagacggagctgctcttcctcccggggaaggactgcccgttccatgatctcgccatcacggttgacaactcccttgtgtcctcctcccagagtgctaagaaccttggcgtgatcctggacaacaccctgtcgttctccactaacatcaaggcggtgacccgatcctgtaggttcatgctctacaacattcgcagagtacgaccctgcctcacacaggaagcggcgcaggtcctaatccaggcacttgtcatctcccgtctggattactgcaactcgctgttggctgggctccctgcctgtgccattaaacccctacaactcatccagaacgccgcagcccgtctggtgttcaaccttcccaagttctctcacgtcaccccgctcctccgctctctccactggcttccagttgaagctcgcatccgctacaagaccatggtgattgcctacggagctgtgaagggaacggcacctccataccttcaggctctgatcaggccctacacccaaacaagggcactgcgttcatccaccactggcctgctggcccccctacctctgaggaagcacagttcacgctcagcccagtcaaaactgttcgctgctctggcaccccaatggtggaacaagctccctcacgacgccaggacagcggagtcaatcaccaccttccggagacacctgaaaccccacctctttaaggaatacctaggataggataaagtaatccttctaacccccccccctctaagatttagatgcactattgtaaagtggttgttccactggatatcataaggtgaatgcaccattttgtaagtcgctctggataagagcgtctgctaaatgacttaaatgtaattatAATAgtttgtctttactattattctacaatgtagaaaatagtaaaaataaagaaaaacccttgaatgagtgggtgatttccaaacttttgactggtattgttgTTGGTTATGCATTGCTACATTCAGCCCAGTGACCGTTGGAGATGAATAAAGAAATAATTTGAAATGTATATGTTCCTTCACTTCACGCTCTCTTAAGTTTCCTAACACATCCAGTTATTTACTCTCTTCATAGACTGGCTCAAACCAAGTCATTGATTAACCCAAATATACTCTGTGCTCGTCTCTTGCTCTTTAGCGCCCCTTGGCCCTCGGCGCGGACATATGCATGTATTCAGCTACTAAGTACATGAATGGTAGGTACACACTGTTTGTACATTGATGTTGACTGAAGAGAATTCCCATTGGGTTTGATCAAATCTGAGTTTAAATATTTGATTGACAGGTCACAGTGACGTTGTAATGGGCCTGGTGTCTGTGAACCGTGAGGACCTGTATGACCGACTGAGGTTTCTACAGAATGGTGAGAGATTAATGAATAGCAAATGGCAAAAAGCCATGTATGTTTAGGTGATAAACCGTCACATTTTTACCCTATGATTTGAAGCACTTGAACTTCTCAGTGAAGCAGTTGCTCAACTCTTGTGACCTACTTTCGCTCATCAAACATCCGCACATGCTCGTGATGCCAGGGCTTTCCACCAATTATAAACCGCTGATAAAGGCGGCTTTGTATAGCAGACTTGTTGGTTGTTTGTCGGAGGGACTGATTGGTATGTTTTGTAACACTTTGTTCTTCCTTATTGTGCCCTAATCCTGACCCTAAAGCCCTCGGCGCGGTACCGTCCCCATTTGACTGCTACCTGTGTAACCGCGGCCTGAAAACCCTGCACCTGCGCATGAGGCAGCACTTCAAGAACGCCCTGGCAGTGGCCACGTTCCTGGAGGCCGACCCCAGGGTGGACCGAGTCATCTTCCCAGGTGACGGAGGGATATCAAAATGTCTAACTAGTTTTTCTGTATGTTGTATAAAACACATGTAACATTTTGACATGACCTGCTTTctggattatatatatatatatatatattttttttaatcaatgtaGTCACTCTGGTAATTCCCTGGGCCAGTATAAACACAGTTCAGTCACACAGCACATGCATCTCCAGTTACCCTCATAGTCTCTGTGATTTGAATGGACTGCATCTTGTGGTTAATGAATCTTAACAGTtgactgactggttctgttaTTTCCTCTCCACTCTACAGGCTTGCCCTCCCACCCCCAGCACGAGCTGATGAAGAAACAGTGCACAGGCTGCCCAGGGATGATCACCTTCTACATAAAGGGAACACTGGAGAACGCCACAATGTTCCTCAGCAACTTAAGGGTAATTACAACATTTGAGATGCTCATGTGTGATTGACACGACAATGTCAAGACGAGCTGTACTGGGCTGATATGGTTATGCATACAGCGTAGTTGCTGGAAGTGACTGCAAGGATCGTCTCTTATAGTATGAATCGGGCATCATTgtattttactacagtatgtgttgAGGATTCAATCACGGATGGACACTGAAATAACATTTTgtgctgttttttttatttcaagtTGTTTGCACTTGCCGAGAGCCTCGGTGGTTATGAAAGCTTGGCAGAGCTTCCGTAAGTATATCCAAATATCATCAATAATCCTTAACATTAAACTGCTACAATATTACGATTCATTCACTATTCCACTAGTCTTGTTAATCACAATGTTTCAGCTGAACCAATTAATATGCTGTGGTATGAAAATGTACAGTATTTTAATTGCTTAACTTTTAATGCCATAAGGGGGCAGCATTGGTTAAGATACTTGTATTTATTTTGAATCAGACAATACATTTAACCTGTTTAATAGTGGAAGAAATGGAGACCTGCACACTGTCAAATAAATGGATCTAAAACTGAGGCTTGAATGCAAAATAAAGATGTTTATAGAAACATCATGGTGCCCAAAGAATATATCAGTGCAAGAAAGGgaataaataaaaggtgaaacaAACATTGTGGCCTCAGGCCATCATCAGTGTAAATTGTTGGCACCCACACCTGcttcttggattgcatcctacctggcaggccgtacctaccaggtgatgtggagaggatctgtgtctgcaccacgtacactcagtactggtgtcccccagggctcggttctaggccctcttctctcgatacaccaagtcactcagctccgtcatatcctcacatggtctcctatcattgctatacgGATGACACTCAACCTCTTATTGCCTTCCACCTGcttcttggattgcatcctacctggcaggccgtagctaccaggtgacgtggagaagatctgtgtctgcaccccGTAGAAGGGggttctgacacccaggtggcgagaCTCATCTCTgtatgcctggcagatatctcaacgttggatgtcggcccaccgcCTCAAGCTCAACAAGACGGAACTGCTCTTCCTCTGGGGGAAGGCCTGCacgctcaaagacctctccatcacggttgacaacaaCAGTGTCGGCCtctcagagtgcaaagaaccttggcgtgaccatggacaacaccctgttgttctctgcaaacatcaaagcagtgacctgCTCCTGCAGGTTGATGATCtacaacagtggttcccaaacttattttatagtcccgtaccccttcaaacattcaacctccagctgtaccccctctagcaccagggtcagcgcactctcaaatgttgttttttgccatcattgtaagcctgccacacactgtACAATAACataatgagtgtgagtttgtcacaacctggctcgtgggaagtgacagagctcttataggaccagggcacaaataatataaGAATAAATTATTTTGCTATCTTACATATTAAACCGTATGTTAATTTAAATGTGAATaattcaccacaggttaatgagaagggtgtgcttgaaaggatgcccATAACTCTGCAATTTTGGGTTGGAGAGAGTCCGTCTTAAGTCATTTTTCACACGCAgtatgtgcctgtatttagttcatgcccgtgagggccgagaatccacacataggtacgtggttgcaaagggcatccgtgtcttaacagcgcgatcgcagcccaatccagaaatctggcagtggcttctaatttaaattacattttcacagaaccgcttgttacaATTGTTCCTCTCttattcagatatcggtaagtggactggagacggcatgaaagggataacgaatccagttgtgtcgtccgtttcgggaaagtaattgcgcacccaactcactcaggtgcttcgctatatcacatttgacattgtccgtaagcttttTTTATTTGCACACAAGAAAATCATACAATAATGTAAAGaactgtgttgtccttgttaatgcagacagagaagagcgccaacgtcttaatcatagcctcaatttttgtCCCGCAcaatgaatatagttgcggagagtccctgtgatcctagattcagatcattcaggagagaaaaaacatcacccagatgggccagtcgtgtgagaaactcatcatgcaagtggtcagacaagtgaaaattatggtcagtaaagaactttaagctcatctctcaatttaaaatactttgccccttgataaccaggacacttctgtatgttgtaaaagcgttacatggtcgctgcccatatcattgcaaagTGCAGAAAAtacgagttcaggggccttgctttaaaagttaaccattttcactgtagtgtccaaaacaaacatctttcaagctgtcaggcatttccTTGGTGGCAAGAGCCTCacggatgctgcagtgtacccaagtggagtcgggagcaactgcttgcacatgtgttaccactccactatgtctccataTCATAGCTTTTGCACCattagtacagataccaacatgacttgaccaccaaagtctatttgatgtcacaaagctgtccagtacttaaaaaatatcctctcccggtttccagtggtttgcagaagaggtcttccttaattgacccccccccccccataaatgtgacggacatataccaggagctgtgccagctgtaacgcatataattcactggcttgtatgcgaagcagtaattgtttcaaaacatctcctgccatgtcactgatgtgttgtttgatgaaggcattgtctgtagtttttttggggccttttcctccagcattgtcccagccttATCCACGGTAGCAGGAATAATTAAGTcatccacaatagtatggggcttgcctgtcctagccactcgggaAGCTAAGACTCTTCTAGACTCTTCTTATTAATGGTGTCTGTTGCGTTTATACGTCTTACAACTCGAAGgtcgtctttattctcgctcaaactcccgtggcttatttttcaaattgtcatgtttcgtttctaaatgttaGGTTTCCCGTGAGAGTAGcggttgtgattttttttttttggggggggggagatacctgctctacaacatccgtagagtaccgCGCGCCGCAGGTCCTAATTTATGCACTTGTCCTATTCAGTCTGGacttactgcaactcgctgttggctgggctccccgcttgtgccatcaaacccctgcaacttatccagaacgctgcagcccacctggttttaaaccttcccaagttctctcatggtcctctgcacactccactagagcccatggtgcttacctacggaaCTGCACCTCCCtatcttcaggctatgctcaaaccctacacctcaaaccagagcactctgttctgccaCTTCCGGTCTTTTGTccctcccgctcagcccagtccaagctcttctctgtcctgacaCCCCAATGTTGgaaccagccccccccccccccaaagctaGAGCAGAGCCCTAACCCATCTTCTGAAAAACAtcaaaccccacctcttcaaaaagtatcttaaataatccccctTCTAGCTCTCTCTACTGATAGCTACGAAATTGATGAATAATGTACTTTCGATGTCCGtgttatgtggttgtcccacctggCTCTGAATGcactaagtcactctggataagagcgtctcctaaatgacgtaaatgtatttggcattcAAGCCTCAGTTTTGGATCTATTCCCTTTGACAGTGTGTGGGTCTCTTTCTTCCAGTATTCTTATTTGGACTCCTATGCACCTGGAACAGACACTCTTCAGTAGTAAGGACCTTTTTAAAAGAGCCCAGACGGCCTCTGATCATACCTGTCCAATAGTGTCATGATAAAATGTCTATTTCCAAGTGCTTTCAAAGATACTCTGCTAATTGAGGCACGTTATACACACCCCTGCATAATTTGTCCTTTatcagaaataagctttttttttgttgtactttAAGACGTGGATTCTCTTTGAATATTGAGCTATTTATTACCctcttctttccccctctctcaggGCGATAATGACCCATGCGTCTGTTCCTGAGAGTGATAGGGCCGCCCTGGGGATCAGTGACACAATGATCCGTCTGTCCGTGGGGCTGGAGGACGAGCAGGACATCGTCGAGGACCTGGAACAAGCCCTGAATGCCGCTGTGAGTACACTAGAGTACACTCTCTAAATTCAGCTAGCCTAACACCAAGAACCACAGATTTCTGCCCAGCGCGAAGTACGGTATCTCTGCCAAGTCCAGACAAATGGGTCCTGGTCAAGAAGTGATAATTATCCCTAGAATATTTTGCCCCACATCTGTAGCAGATCTGAATATCCCATTGCTCTTGAATATCCTGACCACACACAGTTGTTTCCATCTAATTTATTCCCTTTTTCTTTGAGCAGCATGCAAAGAAGTAATGTCTTCGGGATGTCCCATGACCAGAGGTGGTCTGTCGTCAGCGGGACGGAGGCAGGAGTACCCGGTGTTTATAGCCGCGTACAAGGAGAGAGCGGCGCTTTAGGACAACGCACATAAACAATGAAAGCATCATCAGGGAACAACCTTCTCTTTAAAACATTACACCttaattatttcatttattcTTTGGATGCTGATATTTATCAGGAGCACTTCCAAGAACTTTAATCCATTTGGCTGCTTttgcattgttttttttttttacgttatcTTTTGTTTTGGAGGGTGTTGACGGGGCATTGTGAATGAGGTTGTTATTCAATCAAAACTGGTATCCGGGACACTAGAGTAAGGCAAAACAGTTGTTTTAACTAAATTAAGCAGAAAAACTCGAGGACTAATGAACCATAAGGTCTTGCTCTGGAAATGTCTGGATAGCAGTTTTGATTAAATATAACTGTCTGGTACGATCAAATGTATGCCTAGTAAAGGGAGAAGCTTTGTCTTAAAGGAAGTTGGCCAGTGACGGAGTGCCAGCTTGTCCTGGCCGAGcagttttatatttttaatgGAATGACAAACTAGTGCCGTGGTAGGATTATACTTTGAGCTATGTGGTGTTGCTGAACTTGACCCAGAGTTCACTAACAGGCTTGTTCTCCGATCAAAACACAGTGACATCAGGGTTTTCTATCTGAGAACAAACCCCACATGTTGAAGTTCTCTCTCATCTGACGGTGTAATAATCTATtacatatacatactgtatctgccTGCTACTCAATGAATGTGCTTCGTTTGGGAAAGACCTTGTTTGATCATTACCAAACTCAATAAAATCAGTTTGCATTACATTAACCTGTGCCTTTCACTTCCTGAAACACTGTACACTGCGTCAACaattaattttattgttgaacaaacaatgctctgtcaatccaaaatgttattgaacctcaaacctgaatgtttaacaaagggaAAGTGagttgtctttctcagggaaatataagtgtgcacaattaggcaactaaattacaaaaataatttctctcaactcacttgtttattctcaatttttagagtaagtgtaacataacacaatgacaattaacatttttggcctttcaaaaatattcagtgaccaatatagccacccttattttcaataactgccatgagccttccatccatggagtctgagtttattgatctgttcacgatcaattttcactgaagcagaaaccacagcctcccaaatgctgttcaaagaggtgtattgtcttccatcactgtaaatctcacatttgagaagggcccacaagttctcaataggattaaaGTCAGGTGAGCaagtcattattcaggcatctttgaggcccttgttggctagccaagcagtggagtgcttggatgcatgtgatggagcattgtcctgcataaagatcatggccttctagaatgctgaggacttcttcctgtaccactgtttgacgaaagaatcttccagaaactggcagtaggtttgggagttaagtttcagtccatcttcaacccgaaaaggtccaactacctcaatgtatcagcccataccagtacccctccttcaccttgctggcacctgactcgaAGTgctgccctgtgtccattactgatccagctacaggcccatccatttggtccatcaagagtcactttcatttcatctgtccataaaatctgtcttcaggtatttctttgcccaatcttcaCGCTTCAACttgtggtcttgtttcagtcttcttgaccttggccatgtctctgagcacttgacaccttgtacttctgaacactccaggtaggttgcagttctggaatacggtggcactggaggataatgggttcctggtagcttgacgtttaattcttctcaagtcttttgcagttaatttgtgttttttgcgccccagttgactattcgcaacaaaacgtttgaatgtccggtggtcacacctcaatagtttagctatttaaagagtgttgcatccgtctgaaaggcattttacattttgggcttttcagtgtcagttaaatttattttttggcccattttacctgaggtaatgagactgcctaataattatgcacaccttgatataaggtgttattaactttcattacacaaatacatatcacctgaaaatgattaaatccaataagcattcaagtttatatggtttggagttcgaaaatgtgaatagaaacaatgataa
Proteins encoded:
- the cgl gene encoding Cystathionine gamma-lyase encodes the protein MASSHHQNDLSSGFHPQFKSFATEAIHVGQEPEQWKSMAVVPPISLSTTFKQYRPGDHAGFEYSRSGNPTRNCLEKAVAALDGAKHCLALASGLAATMTISHMLKAGDGIVCMNDVYGGTNRYFRKIAAEVGLVVSFADCTKIELLQAALKPNTKLVWIETPTNPTMKVVDIQACADVVHQHNRDTVVVVDNTFMSAYFQRPLALGADICMYSATKYMNGHSDVVMGLVSVNREDLYDRLRFLQNALGAVPSPFDCYLCNRGLKTLHLRMRQHFKNALAVATFLEADPRVDRVIFPGLPSHPQHELMKKQCTGCPGMITFYIKGTLENATMFLSNLRLFALAESLGGYESLAELPAIMTHASVPESDRAALGISDTMIRLSVGLEDEQDIVEDLEQALNAAHAKK